A single Crateriforma conspicua DNA region contains:
- a CDS encoding RnfABCDGE type electron transport complex subunit B, with product MNVVISVLAIVVLTSLLATLLVVAGRFLHVEEDPRIDEVEDMLPHSNCGACGKPGCRAFAEALVAGDALPSGCTVGSPDDHVKIATFLGVDVGSQQRRVARLACAGGNNVARDRAHYQGMDSCAAAALVAGGGKACFWGCLGLADCANACDFDAITMNQHDLPVVNEDACTACGDCVQACPKDLFSLQVEAQRLWVACSSLAEGDGVLEQCEVGCTACGRCAMDSEGQIVMRDNLPVIQPSSNPLTDTPTKRCPTGAIVWIDQTAGIVKGDAAAKVIRQSEIHDAIT from the coding sequence ATGAACGTTGTCATCTCGGTCCTTGCAATCGTCGTCCTGACCAGCCTGCTGGCCACGTTGTTGGTCGTTGCCGGTCGTTTTCTTCATGTCGAAGAAGACCCCCGCATCGATGAAGTGGAGGACATGTTGCCGCACAGCAATTGTGGGGCCTGTGGCAAACCTGGTTGTCGTGCCTTTGCCGAAGCCTTGGTGGCCGGCGACGCACTGCCCAGCGGATGCACGGTGGGATCACCCGACGACCATGTCAAAATCGCCACCTTCTTGGGCGTGGACGTCGGATCACAACAACGGCGTGTCGCGCGTCTTGCCTGTGCCGGCGGCAATAACGTGGCCCGTGACCGTGCACATTATCAGGGAATGGATTCATGTGCCGCTGCGGCTCTTGTGGCCGGAGGCGGCAAGGCATGCTTTTGGGGTTGTCTGGGCTTGGCCGATTGTGCCAACGCCTGCGACTTCGATGCGATCACCATGAATCAACACGACTTGCCGGTGGTCAACGAAGACGCCTGCACGGCATGCGGTGATTGTGTGCAAGCGTGTCCTAAGGATTTGTTTTCCTTACAAGTCGAAGCCCAACGCTTGTGGGTGGCCTGTTCATCGTTGGCCGAAGGCGACGGCGTCTTGGAACAATGCGAAGTCGGCTGCACCGCGTGCGGACGATGCGCGATGGATTCTGAAGGTCAAATTGTCATGCGTGACAACTTGCCCGTGATTCAACCGTCAAGCAATCCGTTGACCGACACACCCACCAAACGATGTCCCACCGGCGCGATTGTTTGGATTGACCAGACCGCGGGAATCGTCAAAGGGGACGCCGCCGCAAAAGTCATTCGACAAAGTGAGATTCACGATGCAATCACTTGA
- a CDS encoding Gfo/Idh/MocA family protein — protein sequence MTAALTRRGLLKTAAAFAAPTFIPATALGRDGATPPSERVTMGFIGCGRQTYFKNIPLFVRTKGVQAIAVCDVDRWRLANAVPQIKTQYDSGKAKGTFTRVDQYEDYQDLLARDDIDAVCIATPDHWHAEMAIDAMQAGKDVALEKPIIRTVRQGQDLVRVASQTGRIFRVDSEFRSGMPAHRATTLVRNGYVGKVRRVVTSVPETDIPCPPQPEMPVPKELDFQRWQGSAPKVPYTTLGVHPQQDYSRPGWMRRLLYCDGMITNWGTHLCNGAMWATDTERTGPVEIKGRGTYPDRESFWNVLLKFQVDFRFADGLQWEYRTESPYLLIEGDEGWVRAGFRDIDAYPKSLLTVEPKPTDQSFRFKSEKQDFIDCVRDRSETLEPAEVGHRVTSLGLLAHIAIHSGRSLQWDPVNEVFVNDDEANAYLDQPIMHRPADG from the coding sequence ATGACAGCCGCACTGACCCGCCGTGGTTTATTGAAAACCGCCGCCGCTTTCGCCGCCCCCACCTTCATCCCCGCGACCGCGCTCGGCCGTGACGGCGCGACTCCGCCCAGCGAACGCGTGACCATGGGCTTCATCGGTTGTGGTCGCCAAACCTATTTCAAGAACATTCCGTTGTTTGTGCGTACCAAGGGTGTGCAGGCGATCGCCGTGTGTGACGTCGACCGCTGGCGGTTGGCCAATGCGGTCCCCCAAATCAAAACGCAATACGACAGCGGCAAAGCCAAAGGCACGTTCACCCGGGTCGATCAATACGAAGACTATCAAGACCTGTTGGCACGAGACGACATCGACGCGGTCTGCATCGCGACACCGGATCATTGGCACGCCGAGATGGCGATCGATGCCATGCAGGCCGGCAAAGATGTTGCTTTGGAAAAGCCGATCATCCGCACGGTTCGACAAGGCCAAGATTTGGTTCGTGTTGCAAGCCAGACCGGACGCATCTTCCGTGTCGACAGTGAATTCCGCAGCGGTATGCCCGCGCATCGCGCGACGACACTGGTTCGCAACGGCTACGTGGGCAAAGTCCGCCGGGTCGTCACCAGTGTTCCGGAAACCGACATCCCCTGCCCACCGCAACCGGAGATGCCCGTCCCCAAAGAACTGGATTTTCAGCGGTGGCAAGGATCAGCACCAAAAGTCCCCTACACGACATTGGGGGTTCATCCGCAGCAAGATTACTCGCGTCCCGGATGGATGCGTCGATTGTTGTATTGCGACGGAATGATCACCAACTGGGGCACGCATCTGTGCAACGGTGCGATGTGGGCGACCGACACCGAGCGTACCGGACCGGTGGAAATCAAAGGCCGCGGAACCTATCCCGATCGCGAGAGTTTTTGGAATGTCCTGTTGAAGTTCCAAGTCGATTTTCGGTTCGCCGACGGCCTGCAATGGGAATACCGAACCGAATCACCGTACCTGTTGATCGAAGGCGATGAAGGTTGGGTGCGTGCCGGTTTCCGAGACATCGACGCGTATCCGAAATCGCTGCTGACGGTGGAACCGAAGCCGACGGACCAAAGCTTCCGATTCAAAAGCGAAAAGCAAGACTTCATTGACTGTGTCCGCGACCGGTCCGAAACGCTGGAACCTGCGGAGGTCGGGCATCGTGTCACATCGCTTGGGTTGCTAGCCCACATCGCGATCCACAGCGGTCGGTCATTGCAGTGGGATCCCGTCAATGAAGTCTTCGTCAACGACGACGAGGCCAACGCTTATCTGGACCAGCCCATCATGCACCGCCCGGCTGACGGTTGA
- a CDS encoding S9 family peptidase yields the protein MKLHRQNTRVTSSIRSTATFAMVLLTACVASAERLTPERLWDLQRIGESAVSPDGSQLAFLVTSYDLEQNEGRTSVHLMSLDDQAVGKADQVATAFDTPLANMKTRVLIADVKGLSNLAWLDHTTGPRLLYIAPAEIDDADQSDDETGDADETTQNDPEDEEDDDEESSADETPQVFMLDPAGGDPVQLTHVAKGVGNLKAAPTGDRIAFTTEVKLGTTTKEQYPDVPKADARVIDALMYRHWDHWTEPTYSHVHVCGIDEQGVASEPVDLMASLRANCPMPPFGGKDEFAFSPDGQEIALTLKLVNNPAESTDSNVYIVPTDGGRLTNITPGMPGYDRSPVYSPDGRYLAFHSMRRAGFESDRNRIMIYNRSSGDIREVTVGLDQTAHSATWASDSRSLFFYSEMRGTDQVFRIDLEGQLQQISSGRFNHAIVDTLPGHDAVLVRQQSMLRPVELAWLNTESAKLTTITDVNGSIFKDLDLPTVEQRFFKASDGKMIHNWVVLPPDYDPDTDRQWPMLTYCQGGPQGQIGQWFSYRWNFHMMASQGYVVLAVNRRGLPGFGREWNDSISGDWGGQAMQDILASTDAMMADPTIDPKRVAAIGASFGGYTVYWLMGNADDRFCSMVSHCGVFNLESMYGSTEELFFVNWDLGGPYWKSGEVAEAYKKFSPHQYVDRWKTPLLIIHGQRDYRVPVTQAMEAFTAAQVQGVPSRFLYFPDEGHWVLGPQNGVLWGTVFFDWLDRYCKPGKQDAADADAN from the coding sequence ATGAAATTGCACCGACAAAACACACGCGTCACGAGTTCAATCCGCTCGACGGCCACCTTTGCAATGGTGTTGCTGACCGCCTGCGTCGCATCCGCTGAACGTCTGACGCCGGAAAGGCTGTGGGATCTGCAACGCATCGGTGAATCGGCGGTTTCGCCGGATGGATCACAGCTAGCTTTTCTGGTCACGTCGTACGACCTGGAACAAAACGAAGGTCGAACCAGCGTGCACCTGATGTCACTGGACGACCAAGCGGTTGGCAAAGCCGACCAAGTCGCCACGGCGTTCGACACCCCCTTGGCGAACATGAAAACGCGCGTCCTGATCGCCGACGTGAAAGGACTCAGCAATCTGGCTTGGCTGGATCACACAACGGGCCCTCGGCTGTTGTACATCGCGCCGGCTGAAATCGACGACGCGGACCAATCGGATGACGAGACTGGCGACGCCGATGAAACGACGCAAAACGATCCGGAGGATGAAGAGGACGATGACGAGGAATCATCCGCTGACGAAACACCACAAGTGTTCATGCTGGATCCGGCTGGCGGGGACCCCGTGCAGTTGACTCATGTGGCCAAAGGTGTTGGTAACTTGAAGGCGGCTCCTACCGGAGATCGGATCGCCTTCACCACCGAAGTCAAACTGGGAACGACGACGAAAGAACAGTATCCCGATGTGCCCAAAGCCGACGCTCGCGTTATCGATGCGTTGATGTATCGTCACTGGGACCACTGGACTGAACCGACCTACAGCCACGTTCACGTTTGCGGCATCGACGAACAGGGCGTTGCATCGGAGCCGGTGGATTTGATGGCATCACTTCGTGCCAACTGCCCCATGCCACCGTTCGGCGGCAAAGACGAATTTGCGTTCAGCCCCGACGGCCAGGAAATCGCGTTGACATTGAAACTGGTCAACAACCCGGCCGAAAGCACCGACAGCAATGTCTACATCGTTCCGACCGACGGTGGACGACTGACCAACATCACGCCGGGGATGCCGGGCTATGACCGCAGTCCCGTCTATTCACCCGACGGTCGCTATCTAGCCTTTCATTCGATGCGCCGCGCGGGTTTTGAATCCGACCGCAATCGGATCATGATCTACAACCGGTCCAGCGGCGACATCCGCGAAGTCACCGTCGGATTGGACCAAACGGCTCATTCGGCGACGTGGGCATCCGACAGCCGCTCGCTGTTTTTCTACAGCGAAATGCGAGGCACCGATCAAGTCTTTCGAATCGATTTGGAAGGCCAGTTGCAGCAGATTTCCAGCGGGCGTTTCAATCATGCCATCGTCGACACGCTGCCCGGACACGATGCGGTCTTGGTACGCCAGCAAAGCATGCTACGACCGGTCGAACTGGCGTGGCTGAATACCGAATCCGCCAAGCTGACCACGATCACCGACGTCAACGGATCGATCTTCAAAGATCTAGATCTGCCGACCGTCGAACAGCGTTTCTTCAAAGCCAGTGACGGAAAGATGATTCACAACTGGGTCGTCTTGCCGCCGGATTACGACCCTGATACCGACCGCCAGTGGCCGATGCTGACCTACTGTCAAGGCGGTCCCCAAGGTCAAATCGGCCAATGGTTTTCGTACCGCTGGAATTTTCACATGATGGCGTCCCAAGGTTACGTCGTCTTGGCGGTCAACCGACGTGGACTGCCCGGGTTCGGACGCGAGTGGAACGATTCGATCAGTGGCGACTGGGGCGGCCAAGCGATGCAAGACATTTTGGCTTCCACCGATGCCATGATGGCTGACCCGACCATCGACCCGAAACGTGTCGCCGCGATCGGCGCCAGTTTCGGCGGCTACACGGTCTACTGGTTGATGGGCAACGCGGACGATCGGTTCTGCAGCATGGTGTCCCACTGCGGCGTGTTCAATTTGGAATCGATGTATGGTTCGACGGAAGAATTGTTCTTCGTCAATTGGGACTTGGGCGGACCGTACTGGAAAAGCGGCGAAGTTGCGGAGGCTTATAAGAAATTCTCGCCGCATCAATACGTCGACCGATGGAAAACGCCACTGTTGATTATCCATGGCCAACGCGATTATCGCGTCCCGGTGACCCAGGCGATGGAGGCCTTCACCGCAGCCCAAGTACAGGGCGTCCCCAGTCGATTCCTGTACTTCCCCGACGAAGGCCACTGGGTTTTGGGGCCACAGAACGGTGTCTTGTGGGGCACGGTCTTCTTCGACTGGCTGGACCGGTACTGCAAGCCCGGTAAGCAGGATGCCGCCGACGCTGACGCAAACTAA
- the rfbB gene encoding dTDP-glucose 4,6-dehydratase — MHTVLVTGGAGFIGSHLVHQLISRGDCRVVNLDKLTYAGNLEAVADVADDPNYTFVKADVCDVDRVAELLKRHHCSAVIHLAAETHVDRSIAGPGEFVRTNVQGTFGVVEAAKQYWSSLPAEQRDDFRVVHVSTDEVYGSLGDDGAFDESSPYRPNSPYSASKAASDHLVRAYHQTYGLPTIITHCGNNYGAWQFPEKLIPVVIRQAVACQPIPVYGDGTNVRDWIHVSDHCRALEQIWRHGRPGEVYDVGGGGERSNLDIVKTVCRSVDSLVGRSETSVDQIQFVRDRPGHDFRYAIRGQKIRRELGWEPEVKFQEGIRETVAWYLDHLDFLQTNPLA; from the coding sequence ATGCACACGGTTTTGGTCACCGGCGGCGCCGGATTCATCGGCAGCCATTTGGTTCACCAACTGATCAGTCGTGGCGATTGTCGTGTGGTGAACTTGGACAAGCTGACGTATGCGGGAAACTTGGAAGCGGTCGCGGATGTCGCCGATGATCCGAATTACACCTTTGTGAAGGCGGATGTTTGTGATGTGGATCGGGTTGCCGAACTGTTGAAGCGACATCATTGCAGCGCGGTCATTCACTTGGCCGCAGAAACCCACGTCGACCGCAGTATCGCCGGCCCCGGTGAATTTGTGCGGACCAACGTCCAGGGCACATTCGGTGTTGTCGAAGCAGCCAAACAGTATTGGTCAAGCTTGCCCGCCGAACAGCGTGATGACTTTCGTGTGGTGCACGTTTCCACCGACGAAGTGTACGGATCGCTGGGTGACGACGGGGCGTTCGATGAATCGTCGCCGTACCGTCCCAATTCGCCCTATTCCGCCAGCAAAGCCGCATCCGATCATTTGGTGCGGGCGTATCACCAAACGTACGGGTTGCCGACGATCATCACGCATTGTGGCAACAACTACGGTGCCTGGCAGTTTCCCGAAAAATTGATCCCCGTGGTCATTCGTCAGGCGGTCGCATGTCAGCCAATCCCGGTTTACGGCGACGGCACCAACGTTCGCGATTGGATTCATGTCAGCGATCATTGTCGAGCGCTGGAACAAATTTGGCGACACGGCCGTCCGGGCGAAGTCTATGACGTGGGCGGTGGTGGCGAGCGATCCAATTTGGACATCGTCAAAACCGTTTGTCGATCGGTGGACTCGCTGGTGGGACGATCTGAAACGTCCGTCGATCAAATCCAGTTCGTCCGCGATCGCCCCGGTCACGATTTTCGATACGCGATTCGCGGCCAAAAGATTCGCCGCGAACTGGGATGGGAACCCGAGGTGAAGTTTCAGGAAGGCATTCGTGAAACCGTTGCCTGGTATCTGGATCATCTCGACTTTTTGCAGACCAATCCGCTGGCTTGA
- a CDS encoding BBP7 family outer membrane beta-barrel protein has protein sequence MKADILRPLTRTLGVGVLSTGMLSTVVANQPAAGQSYPQPTPASAPATSGPFSMFGPAAAATVLPPTGSVASPSGPTMYPPAAPQGGTSPQAKPTGVAAQTVGYPGGQPSPHAMMPGQMPPAGQTATPSGPSQWNNFNPQAFQPTAQPQPPQTYQGHSGYPAPQYAAQPTTAQPAGSKTGGFMSLFKAASDNGNADAKPEPIPTPTPEPQASNGHAQGYSHAGVPQSYVPMGAYENGMSHQGVVMGSPNGGPMIDAPVMQAPIMQAPVQGSDCQTCNTGSGNAYTDAAAAPWSAAGMPMSGMPMAAGACGTDTCGPMGVAARPTLFPWFGGFNLLFLSFEDNTRKVYGIDNGYPAVWSDIVDPDSSVGFEAYGGRYVGCGRWGIGVGVFHLDPDQETYIYTHPGAITATNFIRPAMQSYHDYHMDFGSGQEQVYNHITGTSGGSSGAANVRAQRDVQFDGVEVNLYCFGLMGAQRAAPMCGDGIASAHWYRKFLGLGAGGYGGRFGYGGAAGPLVRPCNGRLQIVSSHGFRWFQFDDKTQLAYNINGTAGYQFDDIYDTSCVENDLFGYQAGGRLVFCLTNRLNLNCSGKFGLYGNHAQAYRRVGTENVTAYRFGDPMDLAETNIEDTVLATLGELDLGLGYRLSNAWTVRGGYRVMGLSGVATSTSQIAQDYGTSRHPDTIHATDSVFLHGAYVGADFNF, from the coding sequence ATGAAGGCAGACATCTTGCGGCCGCTGACCAGAACGCTGGGCGTCGGCGTGTTGAGTACGGGAATGCTGTCGACGGTCGTGGCGAATCAACCCGCCGCCGGCCAAAGCTATCCGCAACCGACACCCGCCAGTGCGCCGGCAACATCGGGCCCGTTTTCGATGTTCGGCCCGGCTGCGGCGGCAACGGTTTTGCCCCCGACCGGTTCGGTCGCATCGCCCAGCGGCCCGACGATGTATCCGCCGGCCGCCCCACAGGGAGGGACGTCGCCCCAAGCCAAGCCGACGGGCGTTGCCGCGCAAACCGTGGGATACCCCGGCGGCCAGCCTTCGCCTCACGCAATGATGCCGGGCCAAATGCCGCCGGCCGGCCAAACCGCGACGCCGTCGGGGCCCAGCCAGTGGAACAATTTCAATCCACAAGCCTTCCAACCCACGGCGCAACCGCAACCGCCGCAAACCTATCAAGGCCACAGCGGCTATCCGGCGCCGCAATACGCCGCCCAGCCGACAACGGCCCAGCCGGCTGGATCGAAGACCGGCGGGTTCATGAGTCTGTTCAAAGCAGCCTCGGATAACGGCAATGCCGACGCAAAACCGGAGCCCATTCCTACACCGACGCCGGAACCACAAGCGTCCAACGGGCACGCACAGGGCTATTCCCACGCGGGGGTGCCGCAATCGTATGTGCCCATGGGTGCGTATGAAAACGGGATGTCGCACCAAGGCGTCGTGATGGGATCACCCAACGGCGGACCCATGATCGACGCGCCGGTGATGCAGGCGCCCATCATGCAGGCTCCGGTGCAAGGATCCGATTGCCAAACGTGCAACACGGGTTCCGGCAATGCGTATACTGATGCTGCGGCGGCCCCTTGGTCGGCGGCCGGTATGCCGATGTCCGGTATGCCGATGGCCGCGGGTGCTTGCGGAACCGACACCTGTGGCCCGATGGGCGTGGCGGCACGGCCGACCTTGTTCCCGTGGTTCGGTGGATTCAATTTGCTGTTCCTTAGCTTTGAAGACAACACGCGTAAGGTCTACGGCATCGACAACGGTTATCCCGCCGTTTGGTCCGACATCGTCGATCCCGATTCGTCCGTCGGCTTCGAAGCTTACGGTGGCCGGTACGTGGGTTGTGGACGCTGGGGCATTGGCGTCGGCGTGTTCCACTTGGATCCCGATCAAGAGACGTACATCTACACGCATCCCGGTGCGATCACGGCGACGAACTTCATTCGTCCCGCGATGCAGTCGTATCACGATTACCACATGGATTTCGGCAGCGGTCAGGAACAGGTTTACAACCACATCACGGGGACCTCGGGTGGTTCATCGGGTGCCGCCAATGTGCGAGCCCAGCGTGATGTCCAGTTTGACGGCGTGGAAGTCAATCTGTATTGCTTTGGTCTGATGGGAGCCCAGCGTGCCGCACCGATGTGTGGCGACGGCATCGCATCGGCACACTGGTATCGCAAATTCTTGGGATTGGGCGCCGGCGGTTACGGCGGTCGATTCGGATACGGCGGTGCCGCGGGCCCGCTGGTGCGGCCCTGTAACGGACGACTGCAGATCGTTTCCAGTCACGGATTCCGATGGTTCCAGTTCGATGACAAGACGCAATTGGCTTACAACATCAACGGAACGGCCGGTTACCAATTCGACGATATCTATGACACGTCGTGTGTCGAAAACGACTTGTTCGGTTACCAGGCCGGCGGTCGACTGGTGTTCTGTTTGACCAATCGCTTGAACCTGAACTGTTCCGGAAAGTTCGGCCTGTACGGCAACCACGCCCAAGCCTATCGCCGCGTCGGAACCGAGAACGTCACGGCCTATCGTTTCGGCGATCCCATGGACTTGGCGGAAACCAACATCGAAGACACCGTCCTGGCGACGTTGGGTGAACTGGATCTGGGACTGGGCTATCGACTGTCCAACGCCTGGACCGTTCGCGGCGGCTATCGCGTGATGGGGCTCAGCGGGGTGGCGACCAGCACCAGCCAGATCGCACAAGACTATGGAACGTCGCGTCACCCCGACACGATTCACGCAACCGACAGCGTTTTCTTGCACGGTGCGTACGTGGGAGCCGACTTCAACTTCTAG
- a CDS encoding sugar phosphate isomerase/epimerase family protein, which yields MKRRHFLQHSLAAGTAVYGAVQSLGASAQDAANDSKHRSTTPTTDAWLWTTLKIGMVREGETLAEKFQVATDAGFLGVELMTTNINAEEAIAAAEQTGLIIDGTVGGYHWRTRHTDPDPDVRAEALSLLRDGIRKTAAVGADTMLLVPGRGTDGAPDVVMDRAVAAVEAALPEAERSGVKILIENVWNQFLYEHDGPDDQTADAMAAFVDRFDSPLVGMQFDIGNHWKYGQPGDWIRTLGHRVMKLDIKGFSRSDDKFTAITEGDLPWDDVRAALREIGYSGWLAAEVGGGDLQHLKTVRQQMETALHCNEPKA from the coding sequence ATGAAACGTCGACACTTCCTGCAACACAGTCTGGCCGCCGGCACCGCTGTCTATGGTGCGGTGCAATCGCTGGGGGCATCCGCGCAAGACGCCGCCAACGATTCCAAGCACCGTTCGACCACGCCCACGACCGACGCCTGGCTTTGGACGACACTGAAAATCGGTATGGTCCGCGAAGGCGAAACCCTGGCGGAGAAGTTCCAGGTTGCCACAGACGCGGGCTTTTTGGGCGTGGAGTTGATGACGACCAACATCAATGCCGAGGAAGCGATCGCGGCAGCCGAGCAAACCGGTTTGATCATCGACGGAACCGTTGGTGGGTATCACTGGCGAACGCGGCACACCGATCCGGATCCGGATGTCCGTGCGGAGGCGTTGTCGTTGCTGCGAGACGGGATTCGCAAAACGGCTGCCGTTGGTGCCGACACGATGTTGCTGGTCCCGGGGCGGGGCACCGACGGGGCGCCCGATGTGGTCATGGACCGCGCCGTCGCGGCGGTCGAAGCCGCATTGCCGGAAGCCGAACGCTCGGGGGTCAAGATCCTGATCGAGAACGTTTGGAATCAGTTCTTGTACGAACACGACGGCCCAGACGATCAAACCGCCGATGCCATGGCCGCTTTTGTCGACCGCTTTGATTCGCCCTTGGTCGGTATGCAGTTCGACATCGGCAATCACTGGAAGTACGGCCAACCCGGTGATTGGATCCGCACGTTGGGCCACCGGGTGATGAAGCTGGACATCAAAGGGTTTTCACGCAGCGATGACAAGTTCACCGCGATCACCGAAGGCGATTTGCCTTGGGACGACGTTCGTGCGGCACTGCGGGAAATCGGATACAGCGGCTGGCTGGCCGCGGAAGTCGGCGGTGGCGATCTTCAGCACCTGAAGACCGTTCGGCAACAAATGGAAACGGCCCTTCATTGCAACGAACCCAAAGCGTGA